A portion of the Citrobacter rodentium NBRC 105723 = DSM 16636 genome contains these proteins:
- the dcuC gene encoding C4-dicarboxylate transporter DcuC, which translates to MSLLLAFIAILFAGRLIIRKYHPQSVLLLTGIALLLIAHFSGMTTLGSLVKKSTGLGIFDAFEFIRDTLSVRLGGLGLQIMLIGGFATYMSAIGASQVLVRVTSRPLQRLNSPYLLLGLALLLGQFLSLFISSATGLGLLLMATLYPLLTRLGCSRAAVAAVIASTCAVEFGPGSGNSVLAAKTAGIEVVNYFVHDQLPVVVPVIIFIALLHIMVQRFFDRRENDDPQTHKAQPLEQTVETDAPGAWLFLPMLPLVLMLLCSKLLFSSLKITLDTAVLISLAVTLICEYLRHRNARAVMAGVQKVFDSMGSVFATVVTLIIAGEVFSAGLKAIGAVDALLSLSGEFGLSAASIILLMTLITFAISALMGSGNAAFFSFAPMVPDISRHIGSDIAVMMLPIQLSAGIGRTLSPIAGVIIAIAGIAGVSPVDIVKRTAIPMLGGWLLMIILTFARAGYLQAVLPWIVVILVVMAGSYFWHNRRKQICSAK; encoded by the coding sequence ATGTCATTATTGCTGGCGTTTATCGCCATTCTGTTTGCCGGACGGCTTATCATACGCAAATATCACCCTCAGTCGGTCCTGCTGCTTACCGGGATTGCGCTGCTTTTGATTGCGCATTTTAGCGGTATGACCACCCTCGGTAGCCTGGTAAAAAAGAGCACGGGCCTGGGGATATTCGATGCGTTTGAGTTCATTCGCGACACGCTGAGCGTTCGCCTTGGCGGACTTGGCCTGCAAATCATGCTTATTGGCGGATTCGCGACCTATATGTCAGCCATTGGAGCAAGCCAGGTACTTGTCAGGGTGACTTCCCGTCCACTGCAACGTCTGAATTCTCCTTACCTCCTGCTGGGGCTTGCCTTATTGCTGGGGCAGTTCCTGTCGCTGTTCATCAGTAGCGCCACGGGATTAGGGCTTTTGCTGATGGCCACGCTCTACCCGCTGTTGACGCGGCTGGGTTGTAGCCGGGCAGCCGTCGCGGCGGTTATTGCCAGTACCTGCGCCGTTGAGTTTGGTCCTGGCTCCGGTAATTCTGTGCTGGCAGCCAAAACGGCGGGGATTGAAGTTGTGAACTACTTTGTTCACGACCAGCTTCCGGTTGTGGTCCCGGTGATTATCTTTATTGCTCTGCTGCATATCATGGTGCAGCGCTTTTTTGATCGTCGAGAAAATGACGATCCCCAGACTCACAAAGCGCAACCCCTGGAGCAGACCGTTGAAACAGACGCCCCCGGAGCCTGGCTTTTTCTGCCGATGCTGCCGCTGGTACTGATGTTACTGTGCAGTAAATTACTGTTCAGTTCGCTCAAAATTACGCTGGATACTGCGGTGTTGATTAGCCTCGCGGTGACGCTTATATGCGAGTACCTCCGTCACCGCAATGCCCGGGCAGTGATGGCTGGCGTACAAAAGGTATTTGACAGTATGGGGAGCGTATTTGCCACCGTCGTTACGTTGATTATTGCCGGTGAAGTTTTCTCTGCCGGATTAAAAGCGATAGGCGCCGTGGATGCTTTGCTGTCTCTCTCTGGCGAATTCGGCCTCAGCGCCGCTTCAATCATTTTGTTGATGACGCTAATCACCTTCGCCATTTCAGCATTGATGGGCTCCGGAAATGCAGCATTCTTCTCCTTCGCCCCAATGGTCCCGGATATCAGTCGGCATATAGGTAGTGATATTGCTGTGATGATGCTGCCGATTCAGTTATCAGCAGGCATCGGGCGAACACTCTCTCCGATTGCTGGCGTCATCATTGCCATCGCCGGGATAGCGGGCGTATCGCCAGTGGATATCGTCAAACGGACGGCAATACCGATGCTGGGAGGCTGGCTGTTGATGATTATTCTGACATTTGCCCGTGCAGGGTATCTGCAGGCGGTCCTGCCATGGATAGTCGTTATTTTGGTGGTAATGGCTGGCTCTTATTTCTGGCACAACAGGCGTAAGCAGATCTGTTCTGCTAAGTAA
- the shiA gene encoding shikimate transporter: protein MDSTLISPSAQEATPSLHRARRAALGSFAGAVVDWYDFLLYGITAALVFNSEFFPQISPAMGTLAAFATFGVGFLFRPLGGVIFGHYGDRLGRKRMLMLTVWMMGIATALIGILPSFATIGWWAPVILVLLRAIQGFAVGGEWGGAALLSVESAPENKKAFYSSGVQVGYGVGLLLSTGLVSAISYLTTDEQFLSWGWRLPFLFSIVLVLGALWIRNGMEESAEFEQQKQKAPEEKKRLPVLEALARHPGAFLKIIALRLCELLTMYIVTAFALNYSTQNLGLPRELFLNIGLLVGGLSCLTIPCFAWLADRFGRRRVYITGALIGSLSAFPFFMALEAQSLFWIVFFSIMLANIAHDMVVCVQQPMFTSMFGAGYRYSGAGVGYQVASVVGGGFTPFIAAALVTFFGGSWHSVAIYLLAGCLISALTALLMKDKHHA, encoded by the coding sequence ATGGACTCCACTCTTATCTCCCCCTCTGCGCAGGAGGCAACGCCTTCACTTCATCGTGCCCGCCGCGCCGCGCTGGGCAGCTTTGCTGGCGCGGTTGTCGACTGGTACGACTTTTTACTTTACGGCATTACCGCTGCGCTGGTGTTTAACAGCGAATTTTTCCCGCAGATCAGTCCGGCAATGGGCACGCTTGCCGCATTTGCCACCTTTGGCGTCGGCTTCCTGTTCCGTCCGCTGGGTGGGGTGATTTTTGGCCACTATGGCGATCGCCTGGGACGCAAGCGGATGCTGATGCTTACCGTCTGGATGATGGGTATCGCCACCGCGCTGATCGGTATTTTGCCCTCCTTCGCCACCATCGGCTGGTGGGCGCCGGTCATACTGGTTTTATTGCGGGCGATTCAGGGCTTTGCCGTCGGCGGCGAATGGGGCGGCGCAGCCTTATTGTCCGTCGAAAGCGCGCCAGAAAATAAAAAAGCGTTTTACAGCAGCGGCGTGCAGGTCGGTTACGGCGTCGGCCTGTTGCTCTCCACCGGCCTGGTTTCGGCAATCAGCTATCTCACCACCGATGAGCAGTTCCTCAGCTGGGGCTGGCGACTGCCGTTCCTGTTCAGCATCGTACTGGTGCTGGGCGCGCTATGGATAAGAAACGGCATGGAGGAGTCTGCGGAGTTTGAGCAGCAGAAGCAAAAGGCGCCGGAAGAGAAAAAACGCCTGCCGGTGCTCGAAGCGCTGGCGCGTCACCCTGGCGCATTTTTGAAAATTATCGCCCTGCGCCTGTGCGAACTACTCACCATGTATATCGTCACCGCCTTCGCGCTGAACTACTCAACGCAAAACCTCGGTCTGCCACGTGAGCTTTTTCTCAACATCGGCCTGTTAGTCGGCGGGCTTAGCTGTCTGACCATCCCCTGCTTCGCCTGGCTGGCGGACCGTTTTGGACGGCGGCGCGTCTATATTACCGGAGCGCTGATTGGCTCGCTCAGCGCGTTTCCGTTCTTTATGGCGCTTGAAGCGCAATCCCTGTTCTGGATTGTGTTCTTTTCGATCATGCTCGCTAATATCGCCCATGACATGGTGGTCTGCGTACAGCAGCCGATGTTCACCAGCATGTTTGGCGCGGGATACCGCTACAGCGGCGCTGGCGTCGGCTATCAGGTGGCAAGCGTCGTCGGCGGCGGCTTTACCCCTTTTATCGCTGCCGCTCTGGTGACCTTTTTCGGCGGCAGCTGGCACAGCGTCGCCATCTATCTGTTGGCAGGCTGCCTGATTTCGGCCCTCACCGCACTGTTAATGAAAGACAAACACCACGCCTGA
- the iadA gene encoding beta-aspartyl-peptidase — MFTLLTNARVFSPTDLGLCSLLIYADRIVAVEKDISSFDNVTEVIDCRSKWVMPGIIDQHVHLTGGGGEAGFASRTPAVKLYDLFQAGITTVVGVLGTDAISRSPRDLYAKMQSLNIEGLRAFMHTGAYVVPSPTITRSIRDDLTFIPAILGVKIALADHRGSFPSFQELLRIISDIRVASLLAGKKGLLHVHLGNLPEGMSQLNALCDAGIPVHHISPTHVARTEALFEQAIEFALRGGHIDVTSGGSRFMPQEHAILNALEAQVPADRITVSSDGNGSVPRFNAQGVVEGLSAAPVAGNLNLLPRLIDAGIPVDQAIAMMTANVASSLGISGGKLCAGERADICVLNDDLSLSHLFAAGKQVIRDGECLVTGNFE; from the coding sequence ATGTTTACATTATTGACTAACGCTCGTGTTTTTTCGCCAACAGATTTAGGCCTCTGTTCTCTGCTCATCTATGCCGATCGTATTGTGGCAGTAGAAAAAGATATTTCGTCTTTTGACAACGTCACAGAAGTGATTGACTGCCGGAGTAAATGGGTGATGCCTGGCATCATAGATCAGCACGTCCACCTTACGGGCGGCGGTGGCGAAGCCGGATTTGCCAGCCGCACCCCGGCGGTCAAACTGTATGATTTGTTCCAGGCAGGGATCACTACCGTCGTCGGGGTCCTTGGTACCGACGCAATATCGCGTTCGCCAAGGGATCTCTATGCCAAAATGCAGTCACTGAATATCGAAGGGCTGCGCGCATTTATGCATACTGGCGCGTATGTTGTCCCCAGCCCGACAATTACCCGTTCGATTCGGGATGATTTAACATTTATTCCGGCGATTCTTGGCGTAAAAATAGCGCTGGCCGATCACCGTGGATCCTTCCCGTCTTTTCAGGAGCTGTTGAGAATCATCAGTGATATCCGTGTGGCATCGCTCCTGGCAGGAAAAAAAGGGCTGCTGCATGTGCATCTGGGGAATCTGCCTGAAGGTATGTCACAGCTTAATGCACTCTGTGATGCCGGTATTCCTGTTCATCATATCTCGCCCACCCATGTGGCCCGGACAGAGGCGTTATTCGAACAGGCAATCGAATTTGCCCTCCGCGGCGGCCATATTGATGTCACATCCGGCGGCAGCCGCTTTATGCCACAGGAGCACGCTATCCTGAACGCGCTGGAAGCGCAGGTGCCAGCCGATCGCATTACCGTCAGTTCCGACGGAAACGGCAGCGTCCCTCGTTTTAATGCTCAGGGCGTGGTGGAAGGGCTGAGCGCCGCACCCGTTGCGGGCAATCTAAACCTCCTCCCCCGACTGATTGACGCCGGTATTCCTGTTGACCAGGCGATAGCGATGATGACGGCTAACGTTGCCAGCTCCTTAGGGATTTCTGGCGGGAAACTCTGTGCGGGTGAACGCGCTGATATTTGCGTGCTTAATGACGATCTTTCATTGTCCCATCTCTTCGCCGCGGGTAAACAGGTTATCCGCGATGGGGAATGCCTTGTGACCGGCAATTTTGAATGA
- a CDS encoding LysR family transcriptional regulator: MDCKWLEDFLALSQHGNYSLAATARHITQPALSRRIKALEEMLGVPLFDRTTTPVTLTRYGERFEPYARQVLSSLTEARQELAAMCPATDDTLVMVSLHTLSVNILPDMINYLRQSEPQLNYTVNASIQGIDNHFNALIDRQIDILVTYDIPSSQPGLDIAGKLKRSLWRYERFIPVISADIAEVLDDPHAQIPWLCYSDYTFVRRIIDPAEQRVRPRLKKVFESGLSETIKEMVMRHMGMAWLPESMVAEALVNREVIHCWPQDAAMICEIPVVIWANIDDQRQVLQRCWEKLIRFN, from the coding sequence TTGGATTGCAAATGGTTAGAGGATTTTTTAGCGTTAAGCCAGCACGGGAATTACTCTCTTGCGGCGACGGCACGGCACATCACTCAGCCTGCATTGAGTCGGCGTATTAAAGCGTTAGAGGAGATGCTGGGCGTTCCTTTATTCGATCGCACCACGACGCCTGTGACCCTGACGCGCTATGGTGAACGTTTTGAGCCGTATGCGCGTCAGGTGCTGAGTTCATTGACAGAGGCGCGACAAGAACTGGCCGCTATGTGTCCGGCTACGGACGACACGCTGGTGATGGTGAGCCTGCACACGCTTTCAGTCAATATCCTGCCTGATATGATAAATTATCTGCGGCAAAGCGAGCCACAGCTCAACTATACCGTAAACGCCAGTATTCAGGGGATCGATAACCACTTCAACGCTCTGATAGACCGGCAGATAGATATACTGGTTACCTACGATATACCCTCTTCACAGCCGGGCCTGGATATTGCCGGCAAGCTTAAACGCTCATTATGGCGATACGAACGTTTTATTCCGGTGATCTCTGCCGATATTGCTGAAGTTCTGGACGATCCCCACGCGCAGATCCCCTGGCTGTGCTACAGCGACTATACCTTTGTTCGACGTATTATTGATCCTGCTGAGCAGCGCGTACGACCACGCTTAAAAAAAGTGTTTGAATCCGGACTCAGTGAGACGATCAAAGAGATGGTTATGCGCCATATGGGAATGGCTTGGTTACCTGAGTCAATGGTGGCGGAAGCGCTGGTGAATCGAGAAGTTATTCACTGCTGGCCTCAGGACGCCGCGATGATATGCGAAATTCCCGTGGTTATCTGGGCAAATATTGACGATCAACGTCAGGTTTTGCAGAGATGCTGGGAAAAGTTGATACGCTTTAATTGA
- a CDS encoding EmmdR/YeeO family multidrug/toxin efflux MATE transporter, with product MNVSTALRQAVARTPWYAKRKSYKVLFWREITPLAVPIFLENTCVLLMGVLSTFLVSWLGKEAMAGVGLADSFNMVIMAFFAAIDLGTTVVVAFSLGKRDRRRARAAARQSLVIMTLFAAILAAVIHYFGAQIIDVVAGEATAEVKALALTYLELTVISYPAAAIALIGSGALRGAGNTKIPLLINGGMNILNIIISSILIYGLFSWQGLGFVGAGLGLTISRYIGAVAIIWVLMIGFNPALRIPLKSYFKPLNFAIIWEVMGIGIPASIESVLFNGGKLLTQMFVAGMGTSVIAGNFIAFSIAALINLPGNALGSASTIITGRRLGNGQIAQAEIQLRHVFWLSTIGLTAIAWLSAPFAGLMASFYTHDREVKDVVVILIWLNAAFMPIWAASWVLPSGFKGARDARFAMWVSMLGMWGCRVVAGYTLGIVLGWGVVGVWLGMFFDWAVRAALFYWRMVSGRWLWKYPRPEHKKSAKTPVASE from the coding sequence TTGAACGTCTCCACTGCTTTACGCCAGGCTGTTGCCCGCACCCCCTGGTACGCCAAACGCAAGAGTTATAAGGTCCTTTTCTGGCGAGAAATTACTCCGCTTGCCGTACCTATTTTTCTGGAGAACACCTGCGTTCTGTTGATGGGGGTGCTCAGTACCTTTCTCGTCAGCTGGCTGGGTAAAGAAGCGATGGCGGGCGTGGGGCTGGCCGATAGCTTTAATATGGTCATCATGGCTTTTTTCGCGGCTATCGATCTTGGTACGACGGTAGTGGTGGCGTTCAGCCTGGGTAAGCGCGATCGCAGACGCGCCCGCGCCGCTGCCAGACAATCGCTGGTGATCATGACGCTTTTCGCCGCCATTCTGGCTGCGGTTATCCACTACTTTGGCGCGCAAATTATTGACGTTGTCGCCGGTGAAGCGACGGCTGAAGTAAAGGCGCTGGCGCTTACCTATCTGGAATTAACGGTGATTAGCTATCCCGCCGCCGCTATTGCGTTGATTGGCAGCGGCGCGCTGCGCGGCGCAGGGAATACAAAAATTCCGCTGCTGATCAATGGCGGGATGAATATCCTCAACATCATCATCAGCAGCATCCTGATCTACGGCCTTTTTTCGTGGCAAGGGCTGGGTTTTGTCGGCGCAGGGTTAGGGCTGACCATTTCGCGCTATATCGGCGCGGTGGCGATAATCTGGGTGCTAATGATTGGCTTTAACCCGGCGCTGCGTATTCCGCTCAAGAGTTATTTTAAACCGCTTAATTTCGCCATTATCTGGGAGGTGATGGGGATAGGCATTCCCGCCAGCATTGAGTCGGTTCTTTTCAACGGCGGTAAGCTGTTAACGCAGATGTTTGTCGCCGGGATGGGCACCAGCGTGATTGCCGGCAACTTTATTGCCTTTTCTATTGCCGCGCTGATTAACCTGCCGGGGAACGCGCTGGGGTCGGCCTCGACCATCATCACCGGAAGACGGTTAGGTAACGGGCAGATTGCGCAGGCGGAAATCCAGTTACGTCACGTGTTCTGGCTTTCGACCATTGGACTGACGGCGATCGCATGGCTAAGCGCTCCCTTTGCCGGGCTAATGGCCTCGTTTTACACTCACGATCGGGAAGTTAAAGACGTTGTGGTGATCCTTATCTGGCTTAACGCCGCGTTTATGCCGATCTGGGCGGCTTCATGGGTTTTACCTTCCGGATTCAAAGGTGCGCGTGATGCGCGTTTTGCGATGTGGGTATCCATGCTGGGTATGTGGGGCTGTCGCGTGGTGGCCGGTTATACGTTGGGGATTGTGCTTGGCTGGGGCGTCGTCGGGGTCTGGCTCGGAATGTTTTTCGACTGGGCGGTGCGTGCGGCGCTGTTTTACTGGCGTATGGTCAGCGGTCGCTGGTTATGGAAATATCCGCGTCCGGAGCATAAAAAGAGCGCCAAAACGCCCGTTGCGTCTGAATAA
- a CDS encoding DUF5951 family protein — protein MEAYLSGEKSFVKPHFPHPRPFAASLNNLLQLPTFYREKTLQLFTFSLII, from the coding sequence GTGGAGGCTTATCTTAGCGGCGAAAAATCTTTTGTCAAACCCCATTTCCCCCATCCACGTCCGTTTGCCGCTTCTCTCAACAATTTGTTGCAATTACCGACATTTTACAGGGAAAAAACTTTGCAGCTTTTTACTTTCTCCCTCATCATTTGA
- a CDS encoding AMP nucleosidase translates to MKNKGSGLTPAQALEKLDALYEQSVQALRNAIGKYIETGELPDLTARSKGLFVYPSLSVSWDGNATNPPKTRAYGRFTHAGCYTTTITRPTLFRRYLEEQLTLLYQDYDAHIIVEPSQHEIPYPYVIDGSELTLDRSMSAGLTRHFPTTELAQIGDETADGIYHPAEFSPLSHFDARRVDFSLARLRHYTGTPVEHFQPFVLFTNYTRYVDEFVRWGCSQILDPNSPYIALSCAGGIWINAETEAPEEAISDLAWKKHQMPAWHLITADGQGITLVNIGVGPSNAKTICDHLAVLRPDVWLMIGHCGGLRESQAIGDYVLAHAYLRDDQVLDAVLPPDIPIPSIAEVQRALYDATKMVSGMPGEEVKQRLRTGTVVTTSDRNWELRYSASALRFNLSRAVAIDMESATIAAQGYRFRVPYGTLLCVSDKPLHGEIKLPGQANRFYEGAISEHLQIGIRAIDLLRAEGDRLHSRKLRTFNEPPFR, encoded by the coding sequence ATGAAAAATAAGGGCTCCGGCCTGACGCCTGCGCAGGCGCTGGAAAAACTTGATGCCCTGTACGAACAGTCGGTGCAAGCGCTGCGCAACGCTATCGGCAAGTACATTGAAACGGGAGAGCTCCCCGATCTCACTGCCCGCAGTAAAGGTCTTTTTGTTTATCCATCGCTATCGGTAAGCTGGGACGGTAACGCCACCAATCCGCCGAAAACCCGCGCCTACGGTCGCTTTACCCATGCAGGTTGCTATACCACCACTATCACCCGACCAACGCTGTTTCGCCGCTATCTTGAAGAACAGCTTACGCTGCTTTATCAGGACTACGACGCGCATATTATTGTCGAACCCTCGCAGCATGAGATCCCCTATCCCTACGTGATAGACGGTTCGGAACTGACGCTGGACCGCTCCATGAGCGCAGGGCTCACGCGTCATTTTCCGACCACGGAACTGGCGCAGATTGGTGATGAAACGGCAGACGGGATTTATCACCCTGCTGAATTTTCACCGCTGTCGCACTTCGATGCCCGCCGGGTTGATTTCTCGCTGGCGCGACTGCGGCACTACACGGGAACGCCCGTGGAGCACTTCCAGCCGTTCGTGTTGTTCACCAACTACACCCGTTATGTGGATGAGTTCGTCCGCTGGGGATGCAGCCAGATCCTCGATCCGAATAGCCCGTATATCGCCCTTTCCTGTGCGGGCGGCATCTGGATCAACGCCGAAACGGAAGCGCCGGAAGAAGCCATTTCCGATCTGGCGTGGAAAAAACATCAGATGCCCGCCTGGCACCTGATTACCGCTGACGGCCAGGGCATTACGTTAGTGAATATTGGCGTCGGACCTTCTAACGCGAAAACGATCTGCGATCACCTGGCGGTGCTGCGTCCGGACGTCTGGCTGATGATTGGTCACTGCGGCGGTCTGCGTGAAAGCCAGGCAATTGGCGATTACGTACTCGCCCATGCCTATCTGCGCGACGACCAGGTCCTGGATGCGGTACTGCCGCCGGATATCCCGATCCCGAGCATTGCGGAAGTGCAGCGTGCGCTGTATGACGCCACGAAGATGGTCAGCGGTATGCCGGGTGAGGAGGTCAAACAGCGTCTGCGTACCGGTACGGTAGTGACTACCTCCGATCGCAACTGGGAGTTACGCTACTCTGCCTCAGCGCTGCGGTTTAACCTGAGTCGCGCGGTGGCGATCGATATGGAGAGCGCCACCATCGCCGCGCAGGGATACCGCTTCCGCGTTCCTTACGGCACGCTGCTGTGTGTCTCCGATAAGCCGCTGCACGGCGAGATCAAACTGCCCGGTCAGGCAAACCGCTTTTACGAGGGGGCGATTTCCGAGCACCTGCAGATTGGCATTCGCGCCATTGACCTGCTGCGCGCTGAGGGCGATCGTCTGCATTCACGCAAGCTGCGCACCTTTAACGAACCGCCCTTCCGCTGA
- a CDS encoding GH3 family domain-containing protein → MSNAPFWRHFKQQFSQRQGTLRERQTRWLMDCLRANQNACYGKEKGFAAIATIKAFQQCVPIVDYEMLVPWIERLVQGEQNVLFCNDVLAFERTGGSHSGGKLIPYSARGLADFRYALIGWLGEVIREYQLTDGYVYWALSPVATRRETTCCGLPVGAGDALYLGEDNLAAFAALSAVPLSVGDVEEIDDWQLLTLYYLLRCRDLRLISVWSPAFLTSLLAGLQTRRQALLSVLTHGGEVAGHALCADADALCRYQRYLLAPDSRLLWPELAVISCWADAASQTLASEVMHSFPGVSLQPKGLLSTEAVISVPDRHGQPTLCIDSNFYEFIDDNGAIFLADELVVGVEYHVIVTTNSGLYRYHTGDRVRCTGESDGIPALRFCGRGGVYSDMVGEKLTEPFVIRCLAPLRGFAALAQDTAAPGYVLLLDKAFRERNAPYLSSIEERLRDNPQYHYARRLGQLAPLRCLFIDHPADRYLRWRQQQGKRLGDIKIPVIFAADDWRDALQTGV, encoded by the coding sequence ATGAGTAACGCTCCTTTCTGGCGCCATTTTAAGCAACAATTTTCTCAGCGGCAGGGGACGCTGCGCGAGCGGCAAACGAGATGGTTAATGGACTGCCTGAGAGCCAACCAGAATGCGTGTTACGGTAAAGAGAAGGGATTTGCCGCGATCGCGACCATCAAGGCGTTTCAACAATGCGTCCCCATTGTTGATTATGAAATGCTGGTTCCCTGGATCGAACGCCTTGTACAGGGAGAGCAAAACGTACTCTTTTGTAACGATGTGCTGGCATTTGAGCGCACCGGCGGCAGCCACAGCGGCGGAAAACTCATCCCCTATTCGGCGCGCGGTCTGGCGGATTTCCGCTATGCGCTCATCGGCTGGCTGGGCGAGGTGATTCGCGAGTATCAACTGACGGACGGATACGTCTACTGGGCTTTAAGCCCGGTCGCGACCCGCAGGGAGACGACTTGCTGCGGTCTGCCCGTAGGCGCTGGTGATGCGCTTTACCTGGGAGAGGATAACCTCGCGGCGTTTGCCGCACTGTCTGCCGTACCGCTGAGCGTCGGCGATGTGGAAGAGATCGACGACTGGCAGTTGCTCACGCTCTACTATTTATTGCGCTGCCGCGATTTGAGGCTGATTTCGGTCTGGAGCCCGGCTTTTCTTACTTCGCTGCTGGCGGGGCTGCAAACGCGTCGGCAGGCGCTGCTCAGCGTGCTGACCCACGGTGGAGAGGTCGCCGGACATGCACTTTGCGCTGACGCGGACGCGTTATGCCGCTATCAACGTTATCTTCTTGCGCCTGATAGCCGTCTGCTATGGCCTGAACTGGCGGTCATAAGCTGCTGGGCGGATGCGGCCTCGCAAACCCTGGCCAGTGAGGTGATGCACTCTTTCCCGGGCGTCAGCCTCCAGCCTAAGGGCTTGCTTTCTACCGAAGCGGTCATCAGCGTGCCGGACAGGCACGGGCAACCCACGCTGTGCATCGACAGCAACTTTTACGAATTTATTGACGATAATGGCGCGATATTTCTGGCTGATGAACTGGTTGTCGGTGTGGAATATCACGTGATTGTTACCACCAACAGCGGCCTGTATCGCTATCATACGGGCGATCGGGTGAGGTGTACCGGCGAGAGTGACGGCATTCCTGCGCTGCGTTTCTGCGGACGTGGCGGGGTATACAGCGATATGGTTGGCGAAAAGCTGACGGAACCGTTTGTCATCCGTTGTCTCGCTCCTCTGCGTGGTTTTGCCGCTCTGGCGCAGGATACCGCCGCGCCCGGCTACGTGCTGCTGCTGGACAAGGCGTTTCGCGAGCGCAATGCGCCGTACCTTAGCAGTATTGAAGAGCGCTTGCGCGATAATCCGCAATATCACTACGCCCGGCGGCTGGGCCAGCTTGCGCCGTTGCGTTGCCTGTTTATCGACCACCCCGCCGACCGTTATTTGCGCTGGCGACAGCAGCAGGGCAAACGGCTGGGAGATATAAAAATTCCCGTGATTTTCGCCGCCGATGACTGGCGTGATGCCTTGCAGACTGGAGTATAA
- a CDS encoding B12-binding domain-containing radical SAM protein, whose amino-acid sequence MDNLIYGPQRKMKLVLISPKGPLYRSRGGIFKRSLRYQPLTLTTLAALVPDTLPVDITLIDESISEIPADLEADLIGMTVITGTAPRAYALAASFREKGMTVVLGGPHVTLLPQEAACHADSLCVGYAEQSWPKLIADFLHGNLQPLYQQGDDFHLDDPQLPFPQRERFDSKHFLTQSVFEATRSCTHNCEFCVAPSAWGRKQFQHPVEWVINDIRQFVARTGKRKIIFIDLNLVSDIGYAKALFNALIPLNVKWFGLSTVLIAHNRELMELMARSGCKGLLLGLETISDGSLKDAGKKFNGSVDYKTLIGDLHRLGISVQGCFVFGLDHDTTDVFDRTVELAIDAGIDLPRFSVLTPFPGTPLYRRLEEEKRILTRDWSLYDAQHVVFQPKRMSVRELELGHERAWKKVYRYRSIARRLWNAKNFQPLALTANLGYRFYAHHLHEFYTCDWPIEYSPERGRD is encoded by the coding sequence ATGGATAATCTCATCTACGGCCCGCAGCGGAAAATGAAGCTGGTGCTGATTTCGCCAAAAGGGCCGCTGTATCGCAGCCGGGGCGGCATTTTCAAACGATCTTTGCGCTATCAGCCGCTCACCCTGACGACGCTGGCGGCGCTGGTGCCGGACACGTTGCCGGTGGACATTACCCTGATTGACGAAAGCATCAGCGAAATCCCCGCGGATCTTGAGGCCGATCTGATTGGTATGACGGTGATTACCGGCACCGCGCCGCGCGCGTATGCGCTGGCGGCCAGTTTTCGCGAGAAGGGGATGACCGTTGTCCTCGGGGGACCGCACGTGACCCTGTTGCCGCAGGAAGCCGCCTGCCACGCCGACAGTCTGTGCGTGGGCTATGCAGAGCAAAGCTGGCCGAAACTTATCGCTGATTTTCTGCATGGCAACCTGCAACCGCTCTATCAGCAGGGCGATGATTTCCACCTTGACGATCCGCAACTGCCTTTTCCGCAGCGCGAACGTTTTGACAGTAAACACTTCCTGACCCAGTCCGTTTTTGAGGCCACCCGCTCCTGCACGCATAATTGTGAATTCTGCGTGGCGCCGTCGGCATGGGGAAGAAAACAGTTTCAGCATCCTGTCGAGTGGGTGATTAATGACATTCGCCAGTTTGTCGCCCGTACCGGGAAGCGCAAGATTATCTTTATTGACCTCAATCTTGTCTCGGATATCGGTTATGCGAAAGCGCTGTTCAACGCCCTGATCCCGCTGAACGTAAAGTGGTTCGGCCTTTCAACCGTGCTGATTGCCCACAATCGCGAACTGATGGAGCTGATGGCAAGAAGCGGCTGCAAAGGGCTGCTGCTGGGGCTGGAAACGATCAGCGATGGCAGTCTGAAAGATGCTGGTAAGAAATTCAACGGTTCAGTGGATTACAAAACGCTGATTGGCGATCTGCACCGGCTCGGCATTTCTGTACAGGGCTGCTTTGTCTTTGGCCTTGATCACGATACCACGGATGTGTTTGACCGCACGGTCGAGCTGGCTATTGATGCCGGGATCGATCTGCCGCGTTTCTCGGTGCTGACGCCATTCCCCGGTACGCCGCTCTACCGTCGCCTCGAAGAGGAAAAACGTATCCTGACCAGAGACTGGTCGCTGTACGATGCGCAGCACGTGGTCTTTCAGCCGAAGAGGATGAGCGTGCGCGAACTGGAACTGGGCCATGAACGCGCATGGAAGAAGGTCTATCGCTATCGCAGCATTGCCAGACGATTATGGAATGCGAAGAATTTCCAGCCGCTGGCGCTGACGGCGAATCTGGGATATCGCTTTTATGCGCACCATTTGCATGAGTTTTATACCTGCGACTGGCCCATTGAATACTCACCAGAGCGGGGGCGTGACTGA